From one Geoalkalibacter halelectricus genomic stretch:
- a CDS encoding NapC/NirT family cytochrome c: MKSLTSIVTHFAKGITHSRVSLIGAMMVTVIFPFLLGAIFYDMIWGIQNTYVAALIYMVLGPGFIAGLILVFLGLFFFKGKEEVRLFTLEYLRDYFTDPAKFSRLRKLVFFAVFLTCINIFIMGLLAYRGYHYMESNAFCGQFCHTVMSPEYTAYQNSPHSRVACVECHIGAGADWFVKSKITGAYQLLAVMLDTFPRPIPTPLHDLRPATETCAECHRPEKFHGNRLVVNDHFDEDEQNTHRKNVLLMKIGSAGDRTTSPHGIHWHVSEDNLITYKASPDRTVIPEVTLHRPDGTKVVYRTPDAEEVLAQLGPNVVERTMDCIDCHNRPTHIYKMPGPALDRKMLEGIIPQELPYIKRKAMEVIQRDYASHDEARGAIATELNNWYRQNYADFIAANPGMLEQAIAGVQAAYLENVFPEMRITWGTYVDHISHTDDFSFEIGCIRCHNDMHETETGEYISMDCTICHEVLAQDEVRPQILKNMGFY; this comes from the coding sequence ATGAAGAGTTTGACCAGTATCGTCACCCACTTTGCCAAAGGCATCACCCACAGCCGGGTGTCCCTGATCGGCGCCATGATGGTCACCGTGATCTTCCCGTTTCTTCTCGGGGCCATTTTCTATGACATGATTTGGGGCATTCAGAACACCTACGTCGCTGCCCTGATCTACATGGTCCTCGGACCCGGTTTCATCGCCGGCCTGATCCTGGTGTTTCTCGGGCTGTTCTTTTTCAAGGGCAAGGAGGAGGTGCGCCTCTTCACCCTGGAATACTTGCGCGACTATTTCACCGATCCGGCTAAGTTCAGCAGGCTGCGCAAGCTGGTGTTCTTCGCCGTGTTCCTGACCTGTATCAATATCTTCATCATGGGCTTGCTGGCCTATCGCGGCTATCACTACATGGAGTCCAACGCCTTCTGCGGCCAGTTCTGCCACACGGTCATGAGCCCCGAGTACACTGCCTATCAGAATTCCCCTCACTCCCGCGTCGCTTGCGTCGAGTGCCACATCGGCGCCGGCGCCGACTGGTTCGTCAAATCGAAGATCACCGGTGCCTACCAGCTCCTCGCGGTCATGCTCGACACCTTCCCGCGCCCGATTCCCACGCCGCTGCACGACCTGCGCCCGGCCACGGAAACCTGCGCCGAATGTCACCGTCCGGAGAAATTCCACGGCAACCGTCTGGTGGTCAACGACCACTTCGACGAGGATGAGCAGAACACCCACCGCAAGAACGTGCTGCTGATGAAAATCGGCTCGGCGGGCGACCGCACCACCAGCCCCCACGGCATCCACTGGCATGTGTCCGAGGACAATCTCATCACCTACAAGGCCTCGCCCGACCGCACGGTGATCCCCGAAGTGACCCTCCATCGCCCCGACGGCACCAAGGTGGTGTACCGCACCCCCGATGCCGAAGAGGTGCTGGCGCAGCTCGGCCCCAACGTGGTCGAGCGCACCATGGATTGCATCGATTGCCACAACCGCCCGACCCACATCTACAAGATGCCTGGGCCCGCCCTGGATCGTAAGATGCTCGAAGGTATCATTCCCCAGGAGCTGCCCTACATCAAGAGAAAGGCCATGGAAGTCATCCAGCGTGACTACGCCAGCCATGACGAGGCGCGCGGCGCCATCGCCACGGAGCTCAACAATTGGTACCGGCAGAATTATGCCGACTTCATCGCCGCCAACCCCGGCATGCTCGAGCAGGCCATCGCGGGCGTACAGGCCGCCTATCTGGAGAACGTGTTCCCGGAGATGAGAATCACCTGGGGAACCTATGTGGACCACATCTCCCACACGGATGATTTCTCGTTTGAAATCGGCTGCATCCGCTGCCACAACGACATGCACGAGACCGAAACCGGCGAGTACATCTCCATGGACTGCACCATCTGCCACGAGGTACTCGCCCAGGACGAAGTTCGTCCGCAAATCCTCAAGAATATGGGCTTTTATTGA
- the nrfD gene encoding NrfD/PsrC family molybdoenzyme membrane anchor subunit: MYVHGEIWTAKEMFVLPNEFIYWSIQIVMYPFMTGLVAGAFVLSSLYHVFGFTKLKDIARFSLVFSFALLPVAMMPLMLHLSQPLRGINVLMTPHFTSAISAFGIVFLTYACIVASELWFVYRKHFVDTAQALKAKSTRTTGENLRLKLFSVLTLGAWDVSPKALEKDHKAVTVLAAIGIPVACFLHGYAGFIFGSVKANALWMTPLMPVIFICSAVVSGIALCILCYIATMEIRKFLARRKGTAGGLSVEQLKGVEAYEVRTSARYLLIFMILAVTLELLDIIFRGYTAVKSWEILRSVIYEIDFFHIFILQFGLGNLVPFILLLIPRLTVRRAAIASALVLFGVFMMRWNVVIGGQAFSLTFAGFMHYHLPIIPTTWETFREGLAGALLVITTPFVLFYFLNKIFPVFLEEEAH, from the coding sequence ATGTACGTACACGGTGAAATTTGGACGGCCAAGGAAATGTTCGTGCTGCCCAACGAGTTTATCTATTGGTCCATCCAGATCGTCATGTACCCCTTCATGACCGGTCTGGTGGCCGGGGCCTTCGTGCTCTCGTCCCTCTACCATGTGTTCGGCTTCACCAAACTCAAGGACATCGCCCGCTTTTCCCTGGTGTTCTCCTTCGCCCTGCTGCCAGTGGCGATGATGCCGCTGATGCTGCATCTCTCCCAACCTCTACGCGGCATCAACGTGCTGATGACCCCGCACTTCACCTCGGCCATCTCCGCCTTCGGCATTGTCTTTCTGACCTACGCCTGCATCGTGGCCTCGGAGCTGTGGTTTGTCTACCGCAAGCATTTCGTCGATACGGCTCAGGCCCTCAAGGCCAAGTCCACCCGCACCACCGGGGAGAATCTGCGTCTGAAGCTTTTCTCCGTACTCACCCTGGGCGCCTGGGACGTGAGCCCCAAGGCCCTGGAAAAAGATCACAAGGCGGTCACCGTTCTGGCCGCGATCGGGATTCCCGTCGCCTGCTTCCTGCACGGCTATGCCGGCTTTATCTTTGGTTCCGTCAAGGCCAACGCCCTGTGGATGACGCCGCTCATGCCGGTCATCTTCATTTGCTCGGCGGTGGTTTCGGGCATCGCCCTGTGTATTCTGTGCTACATCGCGACCATGGAGATCCGAAAATTCCTGGCGCGGCGCAAGGGCACGGCCGGTGGACTCTCCGTCGAACAGCTCAAGGGCGTGGAAGCTTATGAGGTGCGCACCAGCGCGCGCTATCTGCTCATCTTCATGATCCTGGCGGTCACCCTGGAGCTGCTCGACATCATTTTCCGCGGCTATACGGCGGTCAAATCCTGGGAAATTTTGCGCTCCGTCATCTACGAAATCGACTTTTTCCATATCTTCATTCTCCAATTCGGCCTCGGCAACCTGGTGCCCTTCATCCTGCTGCTGATTCCCAGGCTGACGGTGCGCCGCGCCGCCATCGCCAGCGCCCTGGTTCTGTTCGGCGTGTTCATGATGCGCTGGAACGTCGTTATCGGCGGCCAGGCGTTCTCCCTGACCTTCGCGGGGTTCATGCACTATCACCTGCCCATCATCCCGACCACCTGGGAAACCTTCCGCGAAGGGTTGGCCGGGGCGCTTTTGGTCATCACCACGCCTTTCGTGCTGTTCTACTTTCTCAACAAAATCTTTCCCGTGTTTCTGGAGGAAGAAGCGCACTAG